The Streptomyces achromogenes DNA segment GGCCGCTCAGCTGGGGGTCTCGCGGCAGACGGTGAGCGGGTGGAAGTCGAGGTATGCGGCCGCGGGCCTGGCAGGTCTGGCAGACCGGTCACGTAGGCCGGCGTCGTGTCCGCATCAGGCGTCCGCCGAGGTGGAAGCGGCCGTGTGTGAGCTGCGGCGCAAGCACCCTCGGTGGGGTCCGCGGCGGATCGCTCATGTGCTGGAGCGGTCCGGGACGGTGGCGCCGGTGCCGTCGCGGATGACCGTGTATCGGATCCTGGTCCGTCATGGGCTGGTCGAGCCGGGGGTCCGGCGGCGGAAGCGGTCGGATTACAAGCGCTGGCAGCGCGACCGTGCGATGCAGCTGTGGCAGATGGACATCGTCGGCGGGGTGATGCTGGTCAACACGGTCACTGGCGAGCTGACCGAGGCGAAGATCGTGACCGGCGTGGACGATCATTCCCGGTACTGCGTGATCGCGTCGGTGGTCGAGCGGGCGACCGGACGGGCGGTCTGCGCGGCCTTTGCCCGGGCCCTGCAGGCGTTCGGGGTGCCGGAAGAGGTGCTCACGGACAACGGCAAGCAGTTCACGGACCGGTTCGGTCACGGTGGTGAGGTGTTGTTCGACCGGATCTGCCGGGAGAACGGGATCGCGCACCGGCTGACCCAGCCGGCGTCGCCGACCACGACGGGCAAGGTCGAGCGGTTCCACCAGACCCTGCGGCGTGAACTCCTCGACGACTGCGGTCCGTTCGAGAGCATCGAGCAGGCTCAGGCGGCACTGGACGAGTGGGTGCAGGAGTACAACTCGGTGCGGCCGCATCAGGCGCTGGACATGCAGTCGCCGGGCGACCGGTTCATGCCGGTCCCCGAGCAGGAACGGGATGTGCTGGGCCTGAAGATCCCCGGGGTGCTCTCCCTGGTGCCGCAGCAGCGGACGGCTCGCGCTGCGGTGCCGGATCCGGTCGGGGCGGTGCCTGCCCCTGCCCCTCCGCCTGAGCCGGTCCCGGCCGTGGTGCAGGTGGACGAGGGCGGCCCGGTGGAGTTCGAGCGGGTGGTGCCTGCGAGTGGGAATCTGCAGGTCGCGGGCAAGCAGTTCTGGCTCG contains these protein-coding regions:
- a CDS encoding IS481 family transposase, coding for MSVVEQRYRAVLAVLAGATVTEVAAQLGVSRQTVSGWKSRYAAAGLAGLADRSRRPASCPHQASAEVEAAVCELRRKHPRWGPRRIAHVLERSGTVAPVPSRMTVYRILVRHGLVEPGVRRRKRSDYKRWQRDRAMQLWQMDIVGGVMLVNTVTGELTEAKIVTGVDDHSRYCVIASVVERATGRAVCAAFARALQAFGVPEEVLTDNGKQFTDRFGHGGEVLFDRICRENGIAHRLTQPASPTTTGKVERFHQTLRRELLDDCGPFESIEQAQAALDEWVQEYNSVRPHQALDMQSPGDRFMPVPEQERDVLGLKIPGVLSLVPQQRTARAAVPDPVGAVPAPAPPPEPVPAVVQVDEGGPVEFERVVPASGNLQVAGKQFWLGPARSGLTVTFWADTSVIHLLIAGTRIKSVRSHLSVADLAQLAARCGRAAGPPPLPAGDGAAFEVDRVVNNSGLVGLAGHQVLAAEILGGRAVGIRIDDETLSFFDPASRELLRVRPNPLTSEEVRRLRGLRPAGPPPRPRVEPVSVQRRISAVGTVMVCRQTIPLGRPYAGQTVTVHVSDTTITVELDGQIRVIRRTTDVPVRNVKANKPHGASHVS